From one Sulfurimonas sp. HSL-3221 genomic stretch:
- the petA gene encoding ubiquinol-cytochrome c reductase iron-sulfur subunit has protein sequence MGKVFGAVAGVGAVGALYAMKKSWDPLPSVKAAGFTTIDLSAAEPNKLMVEKWRGKPIFVLKKTPEMVAKQSAEQTARDIVVNGDSFLICIGLCTHLGCIPAYREAKLDFKCACHGGEFDSSGIETKAPPPSPMEIPPFNVKGNTVVLGEEGEAYRKMKEAGVLA, from the coding sequence ATGGGTAAAGTCTTCGGAGCGGTGGCCGGTGTCGGCGCCGTCGGAGCACTTTATGCCATGAAAAAATCGTGGGACCCGCTTCCGAGCGTCAAAGCCGCGGGTTTTACGACAATCGATCTGAGCGCAGCTGAACCAAATAAGCTGATGGTCGAAAAATGGCGTGGAAAGCCGATCTTCGTACTGAAAAAGACACCGGAGATGGTCGCCAAGCAGAGCGCGGAGCAGACGGCTCGCGACATCGTCGTGAACGGGGACAGCTTCCTGATCTGTATCGGGCTGTGTACGCACCTGGGATGTATCCCGGCTTATCGCGAAGCGAAACTGGACTTTAAATGTGCCTGCCACGGGGGCGAATTCGACAGCAGCGGCATCGAAACGAAAGCCCCGCCGCCGAGCCCGATGGAGATCCCGCCCTTTAACGTGAAGGGCAACACGGTCGTATTGGGTGAAGAGGGCGAAGCGTATCGCAAAATGAAAGAAGCCGGCGTGCTGGCGTAA
- a CDS encoding cytochrome b yields the protein MAHFTKATSVHDWLNQRLAIDTLQRVLSKEYWIPKNINFLWAMGMVLAFTFGILLVSGIFLLMYYQPNVDTAFDSVNYTIMREVDFGWLWRHVHAVAASVVFLIIYIHMLTGIYYGSYKKGREMIWISGMLLFVAFSAEAFSGYMLPWGQMSYWAGMVITNLFSLGSLEFNGLVEWIRGDYVPGQAFLDRFFMLHVLLIPLAILGVIGLHFGALRIPHVNNQDGEEFDFDEEAAKYKAGNKKESKVIAFANDFLSKDMFVVSIYLIFFFYLVFWHFGFAMDPINFDPADGLKTPPHIYPEWYFLWSYEILRPFPKDPGLVAFGFAQVIFFLLPWFDRSPNAVPASRRGLFFFWFWAMVVDLIILTAMGKLPPVGVYSLIGEVAAYGFIALWVILPFITRNEKRV from the coding sequence ATGGCACATTTTACCAAAGCAACCAGCGTTCATGACTGGTTGAACCAGCGCCTGGCGATTGATACGCTGCAGCGCGTACTCTCAAAAGAGTATTGGATTCCGAAAAACATCAATTTTCTTTGGGCAATGGGGATGGTCCTGGCGTTTACGTTCGGCATCCTTCTCGTATCAGGGATTTTCCTGCTGATGTACTATCAGCCAAACGTCGACACGGCCTTTGACAGTGTCAACTATACGATCATGCGCGAAGTGGATTTCGGCTGGCTCTGGCGTCACGTTCACGCCGTTGCGGCTTCCGTCGTCTTTTTGATCATCTATATTCACATGCTGACGGGAATCTACTACGGTTCGTACAAAAAAGGCCGGGAGATGATCTGGATCTCCGGTATGCTTCTGTTCGTAGCGTTCTCCGCCGAAGCGTTCAGCGGTTACATGCTGCCGTGGGGCCAGATGAGCTACTGGGCGGGTATGGTTATTACCAACCTCTTCAGCCTCGGTTCGCTGGAATTCAATGGCCTCGTTGAATGGATCCGCGGTGACTACGTCCCGGGTCAGGCCTTCCTGGACCGCTTCTTTATGCTGCACGTCCTGCTGATCCCGCTGGCGATCCTGGGCGTCATCGGCCTGCACTTCGGTGCCCTGCGCATCCCGCACGTCAATAACCAAGACGGCGAAGAGTTCGATTTCGATGAAGAAGCAGCCAAGTATAAAGCCGGCAACAAGAAAGAGTCCAAGGTTATTGCCTTCGCGAACGACTTCCTTTCTAAGGATATGTTCGTCGTGAGCATCTACCTGATCTTCTTCTTCTACCTGGTCTTCTGGCACTTCGGTTTCGCGATGGACCCGATCAACTTCGACCCGGCAGACGGACTGAAGACACCGCCGCACATCTATCCGGAGTGGTACTTCCTCTGGAGTTATGAGATTCTGCGTCCGTTCCCGAAAGACCCGGGCCTCGTCGCCTTCGGGTTTGCGCAGGTGATTTTCTTCCTGCTGCCGTGGTTCGACCGCAGTCCGAACGCCGTGCCGGCTAGCCGCCGCGGCCTCTTCTTCTTCTGGTTCTGGGCGATGGTCGTCGACCTGATCATCCTGACCGCGATGGGCAAGCTGCCGCCGGTCGGCGTCTACAGCCTTATCGGTGAAGTAGCGGCATACGGCTTTATCGCCCTGTGGGTGATCCTGCCGTTCATTACAAGAAATGAAAAACGGGTATAA
- a CDS encoding c-type cytochrome translates to MKEFKILAVVIFFTLVTYWLVEPFAHSQMHAHVESEGFSYDDLPPLEKTGDATRGQELVMGAGGCIGCHSIEAAGFPAAMSPVDNSAAYGVNPPDLSNAGGIYAAKFLAALIKNPTQALMVEHKFTPESGKMHPMVAFYGAGGDIDQEVADMVAYLQSIAPKPDQITPKQAFDTACGRCHAVKYENWTQIGEKPAFKKKRDELVFLTQVEDYNANLMGYMGKLPPDLSMYIRSRGEHYISTFIENPQNLLHGTAMPRVGVSKDGAEKVIEYLVEAGDPKHAERDSVGIKVMIFLLVFAAASYLWKKEIWKDLH, encoded by the coding sequence ATGAAAGAATTTAAAATTTTAGCTGTTGTCATCTTCTTTACCCTGGTGACCTATTGGCTGGTTGAACCTTTTGCCCATTCACAGATGCATGCGCATGTCGAAAGCGAAGGATTCTCCTATGATGATCTTCCGCCGCTTGAGAAAACGGGCGACGCTACCCGCGGCCAGGAACTGGTCATGGGCGCGGGCGGCTGTATCGGCTGTCACAGCATTGAAGCTGCGGGCTTCCCGGCGGCAATGTCGCCGGTCGACAACAGTGCGGCCTACGGCGTCAACCCGCCGGACCTGAGCAACGCGGGCGGCATTTACGCTGCCAAGTTCCTCGCGGCCCTGATCAAGAACCCGACGCAGGCGTTGATGGTCGAGCACAAGTTCACGCCTGAGAGCGGCAAGATGCACCCGATGGTCGCCTTCTACGGCGCCGGCGGGGACATCGACCAGGAGGTTGCCGATATGGTCGCCTACCTGCAGTCTATCGCACCGAAGCCGGATCAGATCACGCCGAAGCAGGCGTTCGATACGGCCTGCGGCCGCTGCCATGCCGTCAAATACGAGAACTGGACGCAGATCGGCGAGAAACCGGCCTTCAAGAAAAAACGCGACGAACTGGTCTTCCTGACACAGGTCGAGGATTACAACGCGAACCTGATGGGCTATATGGGTAAACTCCCGCCGGATCTCTCCATGTACATCCGTTCCCGCGGTGAACACTACATCTCGACCTTTATCGAGAACCCGCAGAACCTGCTTCACGGCACGGCGATGCCGCGGGTCGGTGTCAGCAAAGACGGTGCGGAGAAGGTGATCGAGTACCTCGTAGAGGCAGGCGATCCGAAGCACGCCGAACGCGACAGCGTCGGTATCAAGGTGATGATCTTCCTGCTCGTCTTCGCGGCGGCATCCTATCTCTGGAAAAAAGAGATCTGGAAAGATCTGCACTAA
- the moaA gene encoding GTP 3',8-cyclase MoaA, with protein MLVDKFDRTVDYLRVSVTERCNFRCQYCMPEKPFSWVPKEKLLSFEELFAFIKVAIDEGVKKIRITGGEPLLREDLDVFIKMIHDYKPDVDLAMTTNAYLLKGAAQKLYDAGLRRLNVSVDSLKPEVAERIAQKDVLGPVLAGIDEALKVGLKVKVNMVPMKGVNDGEILDILDYCKARGMVVRFIEYMENVHAHDEVKGLDSEELLSIIGSRYAYKDEGFDGHSPSHYYKLGDGYEFGIIEPHKDDFCKKCNRIRLTAEGQLIPCLYFDEAMSIKDAVKRGDIKTAALILKEVVKNKPEKNRWSDPDGEHSKRAFYETGG; from the coding sequence TTGCTGGTAGACAAGTTTGACAGGACCGTTGATTATCTCCGCGTTTCGGTAACGGAGCGCTGCAATTTCCGCTGTCAGTACTGTATGCCGGAAAAACCCTTCTCCTGGGTCCCCAAAGAGAAGCTGCTCAGTTTCGAGGAGCTTTTCGCCTTTATCAAGGTGGCCATCGACGAAGGGGTCAAGAAGATCCGCATCACCGGGGGCGAACCGCTCCTGCGCGAAGATCTCGACGTCTTCATCAAGATGATCCATGACTACAAGCCCGATGTCGACCTGGCGATGACAACCAACGCCTACCTGCTCAAGGGTGCGGCGCAGAAGCTTTATGATGCCGGGCTGCGCCGCCTGAACGTCTCCGTCGACTCCCTCAAGCCGGAGGTGGCGGAGAGGATCGCCCAGAAAGACGTTCTGGGGCCGGTTCTCGCGGGCATTGACGAGGCGCTCAAAGTCGGCCTCAAGGTCAAAGTGAACATGGTCCCGATGAAGGGGGTCAATGACGGCGAGATCCTCGACATCCTAGACTACTGCAAAGCGCGGGGAATGGTCGTGCGCTTCATCGAGTACATGGAAAACGTTCACGCCCATGATGAAGTCAAAGGGCTTGACAGCGAAGAGCTGCTCAGCATTATCGGCAGCCGCTACGCCTACAAGGACGAGGGCTTTGACGGCCACTCCCCGTCGCACTACTACAAGCTCGGCGATGGCTACGAGTTCGGCATCATCGAACCGCACAAGGACGATTTCTGTAAAAAGTGCAACCGCATCCGTCTCACGGCCGAGGGACAGCTGATTCCTTGCCTCTATTTCGACGAGGCGATGAGCATCAAGGACGCCGTCAAGCGGGGCGACATCAAAACGGCGGCCCTGATCCTCAAAGAGGTTGTCAAGAACAAACCGGAGAAGAACCGCTGGAGCGATCCGGACGGCGAGCACTCCAAGCGCGCCTTTTACGAAACGGGGGGCTGA
- a CDS encoding 7-carboxy-7-deazaguanine synthase QueE, with product MLYLVEHFYSIQGEGRYTGVPSLFFRFGGCNMRCEGFACSETAANGVTVTGCDTVYAVNKQHFGEQWLCIEHADELITIMNSYTLPPKVDVVMTGGEPLIYAENEVFTAFVRHLVDRGHRVTFETNGAMPVDFDRFPVYRDCVFALSVKLSNSGEPFEKRVRPNAFVPIAQQAKEAYFKFTIDRDSIGENMEHEIDEIVAHAPQLQVYCMPMGGSRAEIEANTEAVIDFCKARGYTYSDRLHIRIWDANKGV from the coding sequence ATGCTCTACCTGGTTGAACACTTCTACTCCATCCAGGGCGAGGGGCGCTATACGGGCGTGCCGTCGCTCTTTTTCCGTTTCGGCGGCTGCAATATGCGCTGCGAGGGATTCGCCTGCAGCGAGACCGCCGCGAACGGGGTGACGGTCACGGGCTGTGACACCGTCTACGCCGTCAACAAACAGCATTTCGGTGAGCAGTGGCTCTGCATCGAGCATGCCGACGAACTCATTACGATCATGAACAGCTATACCCTGCCGCCGAAAGTCGATGTCGTTATGACCGGCGGCGAGCCGCTGATCTACGCCGAGAACGAGGTCTTCACGGCCTTTGTCCGCCATCTTGTCGACCGGGGCCACCGTGTCACCTTCGAGACCAACGGCGCGATGCCCGTCGATTTTGACCGTTTCCCGGTCTACCGCGACTGTGTATTCGCCCTCTCCGTCAAACTCTCCAACAGCGGCGAGCCATTTGAGAAACGGGTACGCCCGAACGCCTTCGTCCCCATTGCGCAGCAGGCGAAAGAGGCCTACTTCAAGTTCACGATCGACCGGGACTCCATCGGTGAAAACATGGAGCACGAGATCGACGAAATCGTCGCGCATGCGCCGCAGCTCCAGGTCTACTGCATGCCTATGGGCGGCAGCCGCGCCGAGATCGAAGCCAACACCGAGGCGGTCATTGATTTCTGCAAGGCCCGCGGCTACACCTACAGCGACCGCCTTCATATCCGCATCTGGGACGCCAATAAAGGGGTATAG
- a CDS encoding TAXI family TRAP transporter solute-binding subunit, whose protein sequence is MKCHLCKIILPILALFLGLLYVGSRFLPPLAPDHVTIATGTEEGIYFQSALRYKALLAKQHVTVEIVPTHGSVEALGLLKAKKVDIAFVQSGSTDAFKSEPFTSLASLYNEPIWVYYSAAAGELHNLSELKGKRIAVGDEGSGTKALALTLLGANGITPENSTLLSLGNDAGAQALFDGDADALFSIIGAFAPLTKTLLLDPKIKLLDFTRTHAYTVRYPFLNAVTLDEGVMDLEHNLPATTKHLIAATATLVSRDDLHPDLIRLVLRAAQKVHGGAGVFRKEGEFPGTARLEFPINADAEVYLRDGESWLESLFPFWIASIIKRLMLLFIPVIALMIPLVKLFLPLVTWRSRSKIYRWYRTLNAIEDEMDSYDASQRREAVMKLEEALQKIQKVDVPLSYRREYYDLIQHFELILGKLRAHS, encoded by the coding sequence ATGAAGTGTCATCTCTGCAAGATCATTCTGCCCATACTCGCCCTCTTCCTGGGGCTGCTCTATGTCGGCAGCCGTTTCCTCCCGCCGCTGGCCCCCGACCACGTCACCATTGCCACCGGCACCGAAGAGGGCATCTACTTCCAAAGCGCGCTGCGCTACAAGGCGCTGCTGGCCAAACAGCATGTCACGGTCGAGATCGTTCCCACACACGGTTCGGTGGAGGCGCTGGGGCTGCTCAAAGCGAAAAAGGTCGACATCGCTTTTGTGCAGAGCGGCAGCACCGATGCGTTCAAAAGCGAGCCCTTCACCTCCCTCGCCAGCCTGTACAACGAACCGATATGGGTCTACTACTCCGCCGCCGCTGGAGAACTGCACAACCTGAGCGAGCTCAAAGGCAAACGCATTGCCGTCGGCGACGAGGGGAGCGGGACGAAGGCCCTCGCGCTCACGCTGCTCGGGGCGAACGGCATCACACCGGAGAACAGCACCTTGCTCTCCCTCGGAAACGACGCCGGGGCCCAGGCGCTTTTTGACGGTGACGCCGATGCGCTTTTTAGCATCATCGGTGCCTTCGCGCCGCTGACGAAGACGCTGCTGCTCGATCCGAAGATCAAACTGCTCGACTTCACCCGGACCCACGCTTATACCGTCCGCTACCCCTTTCTCAATGCCGTCACGCTGGACGAAGGGGTCATGGACCTTGAACACAACCTCCCCGCAACGACCAAGCATCTCATCGCCGCGACAGCGACGCTGGTCAGCCGCGACGATCTCCATCCCGATCTTATCCGGCTGGTGCTGCGCGCCGCCCAAAAGGTCCACGGCGGTGCGGGCGTCTTCCGCAAAGAGGGCGAGTTCCCCGGCACCGCCCGCCTGGAGTTCCCCATCAACGCCGATGCGGAGGTCTATCTGCGCGACGGCGAAAGCTGGCTGGAGAGCCTCTTCCCCTTCTGGATCGCCTCGATCATCAAACGGCTGATGCTGCTTTTCATTCCGGTCATCGCCCTGATGATCCCGCTGGTGAAACTCTTCCTGCCGCTCGTGACGTGGCGCAGCCGCTCCAAGATCTACCGCTGGTACAGAACGCTCAACGCGATCGAAGATGAGATGGACAGCTATGACGCGTCACAGCGGCGCGAAGCGGTCATGAAACTCGAAGAGGCGCTGCAGAAGATCCAGAAAGTCGACGTGCCGCTCTCGTATCGCCGGGAGTATTACGACCTGATCCAGCATTTCGAGCTGATCCTGGGCAAGCTCCGCGCCCATAGCTAG
- a CDS encoding TrmH family RNA methyltransferase, with the protein MKDSASYQKKKRFFEGMITLYGRNAVEEVLDDNAVEIHALHLAESNQQEGVIDRITAKARARDVEIKYHSKAALSRISRNAKQDQGVALDVIAPSYQSAEALLESPASSGRLLALDGIHNPQNLGMIIRSAAAGNIDGILLPKQGSAKLSPLVMKASAGTLFKLPIYYCDTLPEILETLQAQGWSIFGLSSHADATLHTLAVPAKTVFVLGNESEGMSDAVAARCNARLAIPMQRGVESLNVAVTAALLAFLPAGE; encoded by the coding sequence ATGAAAGATTCCGCAAGCTACCAAAAGAAGAAGCGTTTTTTCGAGGGGATGATCACCCTTTACGGCCGCAATGCCGTGGAGGAGGTCCTGGATGATAACGCGGTCGAGATCCATGCGCTCCACCTGGCCGAGTCGAACCAGCAAGAGGGGGTGATCGACCGTATCACCGCCAAAGCCCGTGCACGGGATGTGGAGATCAAGTACCACTCCAAAGCGGCGCTGTCGCGCATATCACGGAATGCGAAACAGGATCAGGGGGTCGCCCTCGATGTCATTGCGCCGTCCTATCAAAGCGCAGAAGCGCTGCTGGAATCGCCTGCGTCAAGCGGCCGGCTTCTGGCACTCGACGGCATCCACAACCCGCAGAACCTCGGGATGATCATCCGTTCGGCGGCGGCCGGGAACATCGACGGGATCCTGCTGCCCAAACAGGGCAGCGCCAAACTCTCTCCCCTGGTCATGAAAGCGAGCGCAGGGACGCTTTTCAAGCTGCCGATCTACTACTGCGATACGCTCCCGGAGATCCTGGAGACACTGCAGGCGCAGGGGTGGAGTATTTTTGGCCTCTCCTCCCACGCCGACGCGACGCTGCACACCCTTGCCGTGCCGGCGAAGACGGTCTTCGTGCTGGGCAATGAGAGCGAGGGAATGAGCGACGCCGTGGCGGCACGCTGCAATGCACGGTTGGCTATCCCGATGCAGCGGGGGGTCGAATCGCTCAATGTCGCCGTGACGGCGGCGCTGCTGGCATTTTTGCCGGCTGGGGAGTGA
- a CDS encoding phospholipase A, with product MGRVLLGLLLLCLGAMAESQFETGMEHYRQGDYPTAFEIFKAAYEATEDEDAAYMLARMYEKGEGVDADRAKADRWYRRSARRYFEAAADSSLHRENKRLLSTYRELDPVEDNETAETIRKSIIADFGLKTFHENYLLPFGYREGVYDSYVPSDHYKNIEAELQLSFRLDFLPNLFGLNETYSAAYTQRSFWQVYAGSAPFRETNYQPELFVTFPTASHKVPIKSVAVGFAHQSNGQGNITQQDLGDINVSNPGALTPYLRNRSRSWNYAWTEAVFQTGSLFTALKFWYRFKESEEDDNPDLTDYLGYGSVRLVLPYGKSMTSLLLRHNFVTGKGAQQLIWTYPLSHRENVFWCLKAFTGYGESLIDYNNYVTKFSIGFSFSR from the coding sequence ATGGGACGGGTGTTGCTGGGACTGCTCCTGCTCTGTCTGGGGGCAATGGCGGAGAGCCAGTTCGAGACGGGGATGGAGCATTACCGTCAGGGAGACTACCCCACAGCGTTCGAGATTTTCAAGGCCGCGTACGAGGCGACAGAGGATGAAGACGCGGCCTACATGCTTGCCAGGATGTACGAAAAAGGGGAGGGGGTCGACGCCGACCGCGCCAAGGCGGACAGATGGTACCGCCGTTCGGCGCGGCGCTACTTCGAGGCGGCGGCAGACTCCTCACTGCACCGGGAGAACAAACGGCTGCTTTCGACCTACCGCGAACTCGACCCGGTCGAGGACAACGAGACCGCCGAGACGATCCGCAAAAGCATCATTGCCGATTTCGGCCTGAAGACCTTTCACGAGAACTACCTGCTTCCTTTCGGATACCGTGAAGGCGTGTATGACAGCTATGTGCCTTCGGACCATTACAAGAACATCGAAGCGGAACTGCAGTTGAGCTTCCGCCTCGACTTCCTTCCCAACCTATTCGGCCTGAACGAGACCTATTCGGCTGCCTACACCCAGCGCTCTTTCTGGCAGGTCTATGCCGGCTCTGCGCCCTTCCGGGAGACGAACTACCAGCCCGAACTCTTTGTCACCTTTCCGACGGCGTCGCACAAAGTGCCGATCAAGTCGGTCGCAGTCGGGTTTGCCCACCAGTCCAACGGACAGGGGAACATTACCCAGCAGGACCTCGGCGATATCAACGTCAGCAACCCCGGTGCCCTTACCCCCTATCTGCGCAACCGTTCGCGTTCGTGGAACTACGCCTGGACGGAGGCCGTTTTCCAGACGGGCAGCCTCTTTACGGCGCTGAAGTTCTGGTACCGTTTCAAAGAGAGCGAAGAGGATGACAACCCGGACCTGACCGATTACCTTGGGTACGGCTCGGTGCGCCTGGTACTGCCCTACGGTAAAAGCATGACAAGTCTTCTGCTGCGGCACAATTTCGTGACGGGCAAGGGAGCGCAGCAGCTGATCTGGACCTATCCGCTCTCGCACCGCGAGAACGTCTTCTGGTGTCTGAAAGCCTTCACCGGCTACGGCGAGAGCCTTATCGACTACAACAACTACGTGACGAAGTTTTCGATCGGGTTCAGCTTTTCGCGCTAG
- a CDS encoding thioredoxin family protein — protein MQTLTEIENILREKPAVMLYFSAPTCNVCHALKPKLVDAIETNFDAVEIVSIDISESPEIASHYSVFAIPTLLVFLDGREFLRKSRHMSVGEVVEAIRRPYEIMFS, from the coding sequence ATGCAAACACTCACAGAGATCGAAAACATCCTCCGGGAAAAACCGGCGGTCATGCTCTATTTCAGCGCACCGACCTGCAACGTCTGCCACGCCCTCAAGCCCAAACTCGTCGACGCGATCGAAACCAACTTCGACGCCGTCGAGATCGTCAGTATCGATATCTCCGAATCCCCCGAGATCGCTTCGCACTACAGCGTCTTCGCGATCCCGACCCTCCTCGTCTTTCTCGACGGCCGGGAGTTCCTGCGCAAAAGCCGCCATATGAGCGTCGGCGAGGTCGTCGAAGCGATCCGCCGCCCCTACGAGATCATGTTCTCCTAG
- a CDS encoding YaaA family protein: protein MIFTLFSPSEGKRSGGNSEAIHEETLLFGLASREEILDSYNQLVNGQDQDAVLALFGLKKAEDARAYIADLYSAPTMPAVERYDGVAYDYLDYPSLDTEASAYLQERLVIFSNLFGPLRGGDLIPTYKVKQGNTVGDIAPERYYKDAFNAALDALIGDGEILDLRAGYYDKFFKPSRPVTTMKFMKEGKVVSHWAKAYRGIVLRHLSQQRYETVDALLASQIPGLACREILEKKGKREAVFDIL from the coding sequence ATGATTTTCACCCTTTTCTCCCCCTCCGAAGGCAAACGCAGCGGCGGCAATTCCGAAGCCATTCACGAGGAGACGCTCCTCTTCGGTCTCGCCTCCCGCGAAGAGATTCTTGACTCCTATAACCAGTTGGTGAACGGTCAGGACCAGGATGCCGTACTCGCCCTGTTCGGCCTGAAAAAAGCCGAGGACGCCCGGGCCTATATCGCCGACCTCTACAGCGCACCGACCATGCCCGCCGTTGAACGCTACGACGGCGTCGCCTACGACTACCTCGATTACCCCTCCCTCGACACGGAAGCGAGCGCCTATCTGCAGGAACGGCTCGTCATCTTCTCCAACCTCTTCGGCCCGCTGCGCGGCGGCGACCTCATCCCCACCTATAAAGTAAAGCAGGGCAACACGGTCGGCGACATCGCGCCCGAACGCTATTATAAGGATGCGTTTAACGCCGCGCTCGACGCCCTGATCGGCGACGGCGAGATCCTCGACCTGCGGGCAGGCTACTACGACAAGTTCTTCAAACCCTCCCGGCCGGTCACAACGATGAAGTTCATGAAAGAGGGGAAAGTGGTGAGCCACTGGGCGAAGGCGTACCGCGGCATCGTACTGCGCCACCTCTCTCAGCAGCGCTATGAGACAGTTGATGCCCTGCTCGCTTCGCAGATCCCCGGCCTCGCCTGCCGGGAGATTCTGGAGAAAAAGGGCAAGCGCGAAGCGGTCTTCGATATCCTATAA